One part of the Candidatus Eisenbacteria bacterium genome encodes these proteins:
- a CDS encoding glycosyltransferase family 4 protein gives MKILYLNNYPMDEAWRLWEAGKYPGNHLFGTTHLGRHGIEVRIAPYRVHTWLASLGRWLRLGDLDQQYRALFSGCDLVYSACQGDTLGLAMLRSAGLLRRPLVATVHAPFRPGLERWVARAPYSRGHDQLICLGPAVEHHMREVIGFPRERLHMIPWGVDLDFYRREFLSEPPSGPLRILSAGKTARDHETLVRAVDGIACELTLVTSGRHAPPRGSLPSNVRVIAGPGDEFALTYPELIAAYQRAHVVAVPLLAMRHPRGQTGGTSLLEAMAMGRPVLVTRTELMPLDIESEGVGLWVGPGDVTGWRHAIRRLLDDPGEARRMGSRGRWLCETRYNMEEFGARLAGVLWQALPRRGGAPPGRPRPQPDDSRGRP, from the coding sequence ATGAAGATCCTCTATCTCAACAACTACCCCATGGACGAGGCATGGAGGTTGTGGGAGGCGGGGAAGTACCCGGGGAACCACCTCTTCGGCACGACCCACCTGGGCCGGCACGGCATCGAGGTCCGGATCGCTCCCTATCGCGTGCACACGTGGCTGGCGTCCCTGGGCAGGTGGTTGCGGCTCGGGGACCTGGACCAGCAGTACCGTGCCCTGTTCAGCGGATGCGACCTGGTCTACTCGGCCTGCCAGGGCGACACCCTGGGGCTGGCGATGCTCCGGTCCGCGGGGCTCCTCCGCCGTCCGCTCGTGGCGACGGTCCACGCGCCCTTTCGCCCGGGATTGGAGCGCTGGGTCGCCCGCGCTCCTTACTCGAGGGGGCACGACCAACTGATCTGCCTGGGCCCCGCCGTCGAACACCACATGCGCGAGGTGATCGGGTTTCCGCGGGAGCGGCTCCACATGATCCCCTGGGGAGTGGACTTGGACTTCTATCGGCGCGAGTTCCTCTCGGAGCCTCCGTCGGGCCCGCTGCGAATCCTCAGCGCCGGCAAAACGGCCCGCGACCACGAGACCCTCGTCCGCGCCGTGGACGGGATCGCCTGCGAGCTCACCCTGGTGACGTCCGGGAGACACGCCCCACCCCGCGGCTCGTTGCCCTCCAACGTGCGGGTGATCGCGGGGCCGGGAGATGAATTCGCACTCACTTACCCGGAGCTCATCGCGGCCTACCAGCGGGCCCACGTCGTGGCCGTTCCGCTCCTCGCGATGCGGCATCCAAGAGGGCAGACGGGAGGGACGAGCCTCCTGGAGGCCATGGCGATGGGCCGCCCGGTCCTCGTCACCCGCACCGAGCTGATGCCGCTCGACATCGAGAGCGAGGGGGTCGGCCTGTGGGTCGGGCCGGGAGACGTGACCGGCTGGCGGCACGCGATTCGCCGCCTGTTGGACGACCCCGGGGAGGCCCGGCGCATGGGTTCGCGCGGCCGGTGGCTGTGCGAAACCCGGTACAACATGGAAGAATTCGGCGCGCGTCTCGCCGGCGTGCTGTGGCAGGCCCTGCCGCGGAGGGGCGGCGCGCCCCCGGGCCGGCCCCGGCCGCAACCGGATGACAGCCGAGGGCGGCCGTGA
- a CDS encoding glycosyltransferase family 2 protein → MIPAQVDPDLGVIVVTYRSGRHLDGCFAGLRSVAAPGAVVVVDSASPDDTLEVAAALWPETTRLRMDDNLGYAAGVNAGLRLLSQPFVLVLNPDTRVDSSGLRAGLEWLRRHTEFGMLGPRLLGADGRPQASRLHEPTIPWAFRTYLARDAREAPPLAHVDGALEARVLAGAALLVRRDACRAVGGMDEGFWLFSEEVDWCVRFRRAGYRLASLPGWTLTHLGGASTALLPVHHQAMVHRSRHRYFLKHHGRAAAGVFRLLLGLSLPWAAVIAAVNALLGRITWREAWRRVHAQAAALLSPGVSRPASRA, encoded by the coding sequence ATGATCCCGGCGCAGGTCGACCCGGACCTGGGGGTCATCGTGGTGACCTACCGCTCCGGGCGCCACCTCGATGGCTGCTTCGCGGGCCTGCGAAGCGTCGCGGCGCCTGGAGCGGTGGTGGTGGTGGACAGCGCTTCGCCGGACGACACGCTGGAAGTGGCCGCCGCTCTCTGGCCGGAAACCACCCGCCTGCGCATGGATGACAATCTCGGCTACGCGGCCGGGGTCAACGCCGGCCTTCGCCTCCTGAGCCAGCCATTCGTGCTGGTGCTGAACCCGGACACCCGCGTGGACTCCTCCGGTCTCCGCGCGGGACTGGAATGGCTGCGCCGCCACACCGAGTTCGGCATGTTGGGCCCCCGGCTCCTGGGGGCGGACGGCCGGCCCCAGGCTTCACGCCTCCACGAGCCTACGATTCCCTGGGCGTTCCGCACCTACCTTGCCCGAGATGCCCGCGAGGCCCCCCCGCTGGCGCACGTGGATGGGGCGCTCGAGGCCCGGGTGCTGGCGGGGGCGGCCCTGCTGGTGCGGCGGGATGCGTGCCGCGCGGTGGGGGGGATGGACGAGGGGTTCTGGCTCTTCAGCGAGGAAGTGGACTGGTGCGTGAGATTCCGCCGCGCCGGGTACCGGCTGGCCTCGCTGCCCGGCTGGACGCTGACTCACCTGGGAGGGGCGAGCACGGCGCTCCTGCCCGTTCATCACCAGGCGATGGTGCACCGCAGCCGCCACCGGTACTTCCTGAAGCACCACGGACGCGCAGCCGCGGGGGTATTCCGGTTGCTCCTGGGTCTGTCGCTGCCGTGGGCGGCGGTCATCGCCGCCGTCAACGCTCTCCTGGGGCGCATCACCTGGCGGGAGGCGTGGCGGCGGGTCCACGCGCAGGCGGCCGCGCTGCTCTCTCCCGGCGTGTCGCGACCCGCGAGCCGGGCGTAA
- a CDS encoding SLBB domain-containing protein, producing MILSIRLRRREYVAACVAFSLASAAACPAAPVILGRLGGLDSADPGLRSRSADSVLTANLPGTAGLLSGAIDPREYVVGPGDVFSLEKGSPAGTQQTLVVDAEGSLYVPDLGRRGVAGQRLADVRSRVLSDLRRFVPRAELELRLLRPRVFKVFVVGETTNPGTVAATATNRAVEALQERGGLTKTASIRNIELRRSSGATDRVDMQRFLVLGDNAHNPWLQDGDRIVIPRLRGQVYLAGAIERPGYVESAPGDSLATLVRLAGGLSDGAREDSVLVLGFHEGDAADSTWLPVAAAMASPMRPDDRVFIRRRTHWRPLDLVTVEGEVTLPGEYPIREGHDRLSDAVSWVGGFTPEASLRNVVLTRDADAALFGDPDLERLRRLTRAEMTETEYFDLKMRTEGHSRLFQVDLSRPLAPGSQEDILLRSGDRLTVLPRGRTVRVGGEVARPGLVGFHPGLAPGDYINLAGGFGSRAQKDGVRVIRAGDGLSMPQSAAGNLAPGDFVWVPEKQPGTPAWSLFKETLSVALQVATFYFIVKK from the coding sequence TTGATCCTGTCCATCCGCCTCCGCCGCCGAGAGTACGTTGCCGCGTGCGTGGCGTTCTCCCTGGCGTCTGCCGCCGCCTGTCCCGCCGCGCCGGTCATCCTGGGCCGCCTGGGTGGCTTGGATTCCGCCGACCCAGGCCTTCGCTCCCGGTCCGCCGACTCGGTTCTCACGGCCAACCTTCCGGGCACCGCCGGCCTGCTCTCCGGGGCCATTGATCCGAGGGAATACGTCGTGGGGCCGGGGGACGTGTTCAGCCTGGAGAAGGGCTCGCCCGCCGGCACGCAGCAGACTCTCGTGGTGGACGCCGAAGGATCCCTGTACGTGCCGGATCTGGGGCGCCGCGGTGTCGCCGGGCAGCGCCTCGCCGATGTGCGCAGCAGGGTCCTGTCCGACCTCCGGCGCTTCGTGCCCCGGGCGGAGCTCGAGTTGCGCCTCCTCCGCCCGCGGGTCTTCAAGGTCTTCGTGGTGGGGGAGACCACCAATCCCGGGACCGTCGCCGCCACCGCCACGAATCGCGCCGTGGAGGCGCTGCAGGAGCGCGGCGGGCTGACCAAGACCGCCTCCATCCGGAACATCGAGCTGCGCCGGTCCTCCGGCGCCACGGATCGCGTGGACATGCAGCGGTTCCTGGTTCTCGGGGACAATGCGCACAACCCCTGGCTCCAGGACGGCGACCGCATCGTCATCCCGCGTCTCCGCGGACAGGTCTACCTGGCCGGGGCGATCGAGCGCCCGGGCTACGTGGAGAGCGCCCCGGGGGACAGCCTGGCCACCCTGGTGCGACTCGCGGGCGGGCTTTCGGACGGGGCAAGGGAGGACTCGGTCCTCGTCCTGGGCTTCCACGAAGGGGATGCCGCCGACTCCACATGGCTGCCCGTCGCGGCCGCAATGGCCTCGCCGATGCGCCCCGACGACCGGGTCTTCATCCGCCGCCGGACGCACTGGCGCCCGCTGGACCTGGTCACGGTGGAGGGGGAAGTGACGCTGCCCGGGGAGTACCCCATCCGGGAGGGGCACGATCGGCTCTCCGACGCGGTGTCCTGGGTGGGTGGATTCACTCCGGAAGCGTCGCTCCGCAACGTGGTCCTGACGCGCGACGCGGACGCGGCCCTGTTCGGCGATCCGGATCTCGAGCGGCTCCGGCGGCTCACGCGGGCGGAGATGACCGAGACCGAGTACTTCGACCTGAAGATGCGCACCGAGGGACACAGTCGTCTATTCCAGGTGGATCTCTCGCGTCCGCTCGCGCCGGGTTCCCAGGAGGACATCCTCCTGCGAAGCGGCGATCGGCTGACCGTGCTCCCGCGGGGACGGACCGTCCGGGTCGGCGGGGAAGTGGCCCGCCCGGGGCTGGTCGGATTCCATCCGGGTCTCGCGCCCGGGGACTACATCAACTTGGCCGGCGGATTCGGCTCCCGGGCCCAGAAGGACGGAGTCCGGGTGATTCGGGCGGGGGACGGCCTCTCCATGCCGCAATCGGCGGCGGGCAACCTGGCGCCGGGGGACTTCGTGTGGGTCCCGGAGAAGCAGCCGGGCACGCCGGCGTGGTCCCTGTTCAAGGAAACCCTCTCGGTCGCACTGCAGGTCGCGACGTTCTACTTCATAGTCAAGAAATAG